The proteins below are encoded in one region of Aequorivita iocasae:
- a CDS encoding sigma-70 family RNA polymerase sigma factor — protein MRQLKITKQVTNRETKSLNSYLQDVSKIDLITAEEEVELAQRIREGDQAALNKLSRANLRFVISVAKQYQNQGLSLPDLINEGNVGLVKAAKRFDETRGFKFISYAVWWIRQAILQAIAEQSRVVRLPLNKIGDINKIKKASIHLEQKFQRIPTAAEIAKELDFSESKVKSSLKNSTRSLSMDAPFQEGENDNNLYDVLSSGESPNPDKSLLHESLRIEINRALDTLAPREADVVKLNFGLCGQPPMTLQEIGDTFDLSRERVRQIREKAIRRLRQTSKSHILKKYLG, from the coding sequence ATGAGACAACTTAAGATCACGAAGCAAGTTACCAATCGCGAAACCAAATCTTTAAACAGCTATTTACAGGATGTAAGCAAGATAGATTTAATAACAGCCGAAGAGGAGGTTGAATTGGCACAACGCATTCGTGAAGGAGATCAAGCTGCGCTAAATAAGCTGAGCAGAGCAAACTTAAGATTTGTGATTTCCGTGGCAAAACAATATCAAAATCAGGGATTGAGTCTTCCCGACCTTATAAATGAAGGTAATGTAGGTTTGGTAAAAGCTGCCAAAAGGTTTGATGAAACCCGCGGTTTCAAATTTATATCTTACGCCGTTTGGTGGATCCGTCAAGCCATTTTGCAAGCTATCGCAGAGCAATCTCGTGTTGTACGCTTACCGTTAAACAAAATTGGTGACATAAATAAAATTAAAAAGGCTTCCATACACTTAGAGCAAAAATTTCAGCGTATTCCCACTGCAGCTGAAATAGCCAAAGAACTTGATTTCAGTGAATCAAAAGTGAAAAGTTCACTTAAAAATTCCACGCGAAGTCTCTCAATGGACGCACCTTTCCAGGAAGGTGAAAACGATAATAACTTATACGATGTGCTTAGCTCTGGCGAAAGTCCAAACCCAGATAAAAGTTTACTGCACGAGTCGCTTCGCATTGAGATAAACCGCGCTCTTGATACTTTAGCACCACGAGAGGCTGATGTTGTAAAACTTAATTTTGGTTTGTGTGGGCAGCCGCCAATGACCCTACAGGAAATCGGTGATACTTTTGATTTGAGCCGAGAACGGGTAAGACAAATACGCGAAAAAGCAATCAGAAGACTTCGCCAAACCTCAAAAAGCCATATCTTGAAAAAGTATTTGGGCTAA
- a CDS encoding SLC13 family permease, whose protein sequence is MTTEIILVFSILFVTIILFAFEIFTVDKIAMLIIASLALTGLVNPEEAISGFSNTATITVLSLMIIALALEDNGVIASLARLLKNLHILPLFLLLPVLMFITGGISAFINTTAVVIVFIKIISELSKRFNLSQGKLLLPISFAGILGGSCTLMGTSTNLIVNSVAKDLGAERFSFFEFTFFGSFFLVVGIIVITIASKWLPKDSKEDLQDAYDLDNYVTTVVINEDSDLIDKKIEDTFLYTNPEISILKLNRGKQTTNAPGRYITLKAKDKLVLMCDLENLAKLNEAKDLSVHKTKENFQKKEEEVDADSSKKQEDIGLVELLILPGSILIGKTLKQLRKQTLQNALPIAIKKRRNIRNTKERLVRKNIEQITLKPGDRLLVEIPKDEINQLNEMENVAILREHETKPSVDRKKRSISFAILILVVGLAASGVLSILISAITGVGLLLLTRCLDLNDVYHRINWQVIFLLAGMIPLGIAMNNTGADKWISDHLLDILSGQSNIIIIGLIFLITMLMSSVVSNNATAIIMTPIAIAVAVGLDLAMKPFILAVLFGANFSFFTPMGYQTNTLIYGMGFYKFKHFFIIGGILSIILWILGTFMLSTLF, encoded by the coding sequence ATGACCACAGAAATAATACTCGTTTTTTCTATTCTTTTTGTCACCATTATTCTTTTCGCTTTCGAAATTTTTACGGTTGACAAAATTGCGATGCTAATCATTGCTTCCCTAGCCCTCACAGGGTTAGTGAATCCAGAAGAAGCAATTTCCGGATTTTCAAATACAGCAACAATTACTGTTCTTTCGCTAATGATAATTGCCTTGGCGCTGGAGGACAACGGGGTTATCGCTTCGCTGGCTCGACTTCTTAAAAACCTTCACATTTTACCGCTTTTCTTATTGCTTCCGGTATTAATGTTTATAACGGGTGGTATTTCAGCATTTATTAATACTACTGCAGTAGTAATTGTTTTTATCAAAATTATTTCAGAATTATCAAAACGCTTTAACCTCTCACAGGGCAAGCTGCTCCTGCCTATTTCGTTTGCGGGTATTTTAGGGGGAAGCTGTACCTTGATGGGAACATCCACAAACCTTATCGTAAACTCTGTTGCGAAAGACTTGGGCGCTGAACGGTTCAGTTTTTTTGAATTTACCTTTTTTGGCAGTTTTTTTTTAGTTGTTGGCATTATCGTAATAACAATTGCTTCAAAATGGCTTCCGAAGGATTCCAAAGAAGATTTACAGGACGCATATGATTTGGACAATTATGTAACAACGGTGGTAATTAATGAAGATTCTGACCTCATCGATAAAAAAATTGAGGATACCTTTCTATATACCAACCCAGAAATATCAATTTTAAAATTGAACCGAGGCAAGCAAACCACCAACGCTCCCGGACGGTATATTACCTTAAAGGCAAAAGACAAGTTGGTTTTGATGTGCGATTTGGAAAATCTTGCAAAGCTTAACGAAGCAAAGGATTTAAGCGTCCACAAAACAAAGGAAAATTTTCAAAAAAAGGAAGAAGAGGTCGATGCAGACAGCTCCAAAAAACAGGAAGATATAGGATTGGTAGAGCTTTTGATTCTTCCGGGTTCTATTTTAATAGGAAAAACCTTAAAGCAACTTCGCAAGCAAACTTTGCAAAATGCACTGCCCATTGCAATAAAAAAACGCAGAAACATCCGAAATACTAAAGAAAGGTTGGTCCGTAAAAACATTGAACAGATTACCCTTAAGCCTGGGGACAGATTATTGGTAGAAATTCCAAAAGATGAAATAAACCAACTGAATGAAATGGAAAACGTGGCCATACTACGTGAGCACGAAACCAAGCCTTCGGTAGATAGAAAAAAAAGGAGTATCTCATTTGCCATTCTGATATTGGTAGTTGGATTGGCAGCAAGTGGGGTTTTGAGCATTTTAATAAGCGCCATAACTGGCGTGGGGCTTTTGCTCTTAACACGTTGCTTAGATTTAAATGATGTATACCATCGAATAAATTGGCAGGTCATATTTTTACTTGCAGGGATGATCCCTTTAGGGATTGCAATGAACAATACCGGTGCTGATAAATGGATTTCAGACCACTTGCTTGATATTTTGAGCGGACAATCAAATATTATAATAATTGGGCTTATCTTTTTAATAACGATGCTCATGAGCAGTGTGGTAAGCAATAATGCCACGGCAATTATAATGACGCCTATTGCAATAGCCGTTGCCGTGGGGCTGGATTTAGCGATGAAACCTTTTATTTTGGCAGTACTTTTTGGCGCCAATTTTAGCTTTTTTACCCCAATGGGCTACCAAACAAATACCTTAATCTATGGGATGGGCTTTTATAAGTTCAAACATTTCTTTATAATTGGTGGCATTCTTTCCATAATCCTATGGATTTTGGGTACATTTATGCTTTCAACATTATTTTAA
- a CDS encoding mechanosensitive ion channel family protein, with the protein MAKENFSINNSISNLWDKLDGWLDAIILKLPNFVVAILVMVIFYFIAKGLRRLSNRLLFRKISEESIKQMLSRIVYAVVLLIGFFIALGVMQLDKVLTSVLAGAGVVGLAIGLALQGTLSNTFSGLMLSFLPKVRIGDFIETQGKNGYVDEINLRNITIRQTDNEYVIIPNSVFIENPFTNYSLSNRSRIDVSCGVGYESDLQKVEDLVVKIMSENFEQKHNEGVEFFFTEFGDSSINFVTRFWISSTKPKPKLEARHKAIKLIKKNFDEAGINIPFPIRTLDFGKNRLQIAPNKDE; encoded by the coding sequence ATGGCCAAAGAAAATTTTTCAATTAACAATTCTATTTCAAATTTGTGGGACAAACTGGATGGCTGGCTAGATGCAATTATCCTAAAGCTTCCCAATTTTGTGGTTGCCATTTTGGTAATGGTGATTTTTTACTTTATAGCCAAAGGCCTCCGAAGGCTATCCAATAGATTGCTTTTTCGTAAAATTTCCGAAGAATCCATAAAACAGATGCTTTCACGCATTGTATATGCTGTAGTACTGCTCATAGGATTTTTTATTGCGCTCGGCGTTATGCAACTTGACAAAGTTCTTACATCCGTACTCGCAGGTGCCGGAGTAGTGGGCTTGGCAATTGGTTTGGCCTTACAAGGTACCTTGAGCAATACCTTCTCTGGGCTAATGCTTTCTTTCTTGCCCAAGGTTCGCATTGGCGATTTTATTGAGACCCAAGGCAAAAATGGTTATGTAGATGAAATAAACCTTCGCAACATAACGATACGGCAAACAGACAATGAATACGTCATAATACCCAATTCCGTTTTTATAGAAAATCCTTTTACCAATTATTCCTTATCAAACCGGTCACGAATAGATGTAAGTTGTGGTGTGGGCTATGAAAGCGATTTACAAAAAGTTGAAGATTTGGTGGTAAAAATAATGTCAGAAAATTTTGAACAAAAGCACAATGAAGGAGTTGAATTCTTTTTTACTGAATTTGGTGACAGTTCCATCAACTTTGTCACCCGCTTTTGGATATCCAGCACAAAACCAAAGCCAAAACTTGAGGCCCGGCACAAAGCAATTAAACTTATCAAGAAAAACTTTGACGAGGCTGGCATAAACATCCCGTTCCCTATCCGCACTTTGGATTTTGGAAAAAACAGGTTGCAAATTGCACCCAATAAGGATGAGTAA
- a CDS encoding OmpA/MotB family protein codes for MKKAIALTMLATAIFATSCVSKKKYVELENQYNDTRSTLAKTQLEKEEIEAKYAKIEERVASYNSKIQSLTDSNNSRLQQIEGVVVSENDKENMRKALAKVDPQELAQAKTLKDSMNLIVSHNLKKNLDNSLAGEGEEDDIKIDIDETVVMITISDKLLFNSGSARVNKKANPLLERLANVINSEPALEVMVEGHTDSQTVKPGAYIKDNWELSVDRSTAVIRILQDEYGVAPEKLIAAGRSSFHPLTENETKEGRATNRRTRIVILPNLDKFLALLSAN; via the coding sequence ATGAAAAAAGCTATTGCACTAACCATGCTGGCGACAGCTATTTTTGCTACCTCATGTGTATCAAAAAAGAAGTATGTAGAATTGGAGAACCAGTACAACGATACCCGTTCTACCCTAGCCAAAACCCAGCTTGAAAAAGAAGAAATTGAAGCCAAATACGCAAAGATTGAAGAACGCGTTGCTAGTTACAATTCAAAAATCCAATCATTGACTGACAGTAACAACAGCCGTCTTCAGCAAATTGAAGGTGTTGTGGTTTCAGAAAATGATAAGGAAAACATGCGAAAAGCCCTTGCCAAGGTAGATCCCCAAGAATTGGCACAGGCAAAAACCCTAAAAGATTCAATGAATCTTATCGTTTCCCACAATCTTAAAAAGAACCTAGATAACAGTTTAGCGGGTGAAGGTGAAGAAGACGATATCAAAATCGATATTGATGAAACGGTAGTAATGATTACTATTTCTGATAAGTTGTTGTTCAATTCAGGAAGTGCACGCGTTAACAAAAAAGCAAATCCACTTTTGGAGCGTCTTGCGAATGTAATCAACAGCGAGCCAGCACTTGAGGTTATGGTTGAAGGACACACAGATAGCCAGACCGTGAAGCCAGGCGCTTATATTAAAGATAACTGGGAATTGAGCGTAGACCGTTCCACTGCCGTGATTCGCATATTGCAGGATGAATATGGTGTTGCTCCAGAAAAATTGATTGCTGCTGGACGTAGTAGTTTTCACCCTCTAACCGAAAATGAAACCAAGGAAGGCCGTGCTACTAACAGAAGAACCCGTATTGTAATTCTCCCAAACCTTGATAAATTCTTGGCGCTTCTTTCTGCCAACTAA
- a CDS encoding SDR family oxidoreductase has product MNDLEKKTALITGGTKGIGYGIAEALLKEGINVAITGRTKKTAEEAAKKLNSNGNDRAQAIGLEADVRNYESQQKAVRDGVAKFGGIDIVIANAGLGHFGSVEDISIEEWKETIDTNLSGPFYTLKASVEQLKNNKGYFISISSLAGTNFFKGGSAYNASKFGLTGFTQAAMLDLRDHGVKVSTIMPGSVSTHFNGNNPDAKDSWKIQIEDIGKLVVDLLKMNPRTLPSKIEVRPTMPPS; this is encoded by the coding sequence ATGAATGATTTAGAAAAAAAAACCGCACTCATTACTGGCGGTACAAAAGGAATAGGTTACGGAATTGCAGAAGCATTGCTTAAGGAAGGCATCAATGTAGCCATAACAGGAAGAACAAAGAAAACTGCAGAAGAAGCCGCAAAAAAATTAAACTCCAACGGAAATGATAGGGCACAGGCCATCGGACTTGAAGCTGATGTTCGAAACTACGAGAGTCAACAAAAAGCTGTTCGTGACGGCGTGGCCAAATTTGGCGGTATTGATATTGTTATTGCAAATGCAGGACTTGGACATTTTGGCTCTGTGGAAGATATTTCCATTGAAGAATGGAAGGAGACAATTGATACAAATCTTTCAGGACCCTTTTACACCTTGAAAGCAAGCGTTGAACAATTAAAAAACAACAAAGGTTATTTTATAAGTATATCTAGTTTGGCGGGTACTAACTTTTTTAAAGGAGGAAGCGCTTATAACGCAAGCAAATTTGGATTGACAGGTTTTACACAAGCAGCAATGCTGGATCTTCGTGATCACGGGGTAAAGGTGAGTACCATTATGCCCGGTTCGGTTTCTACGCATTTCAATGGAAATAACCCAGATGCTAAGGATTCTTGGAAGATACAAATTGAAGATATAGGCAAGCTTGTAGTAGATTTACTAAAAATGAATCCGCGCACCTTGCCAAGCAAGATTGAAGTTAGGCCTACAATGCCTCCATCATAA
- a CDS encoding M15 family metallopeptidase produces the protein MKFLPNVLFIFLFFGFSSNGKLQKPLVNLKDFSTEFVYEIRYATPHNFIGEALYDCAECLLRPEVVEALLQANQYFCEKGYRIKIYDCYRPLDVQKKMWAKVPRPTYVGNPYGNGSIHNRGAAVDITLETLEGCYVEMGSDYDYFGKEAHIDNYNFSKEILANRKLLFEGMRKFGFSTIRTEWWHFSYKKNWSYTTLNLPLPCE, from the coding sequence ATGAAGTTTTTGCCTAATGTATTATTTATCTTTCTGTTCTTTGGTTTTTCTTCCAATGGGAAACTCCAGAAACCTTTGGTTAACCTCAAAGACTTTTCAACTGAATTTGTTTACGAAATACGCTATGCTACCCCCCATAATTTTATAGGCGAAGCACTTTACGACTGTGCCGAATGTTTGCTTCGCCCCGAAGTAGTAGAAGCCTTATTACAAGCCAACCAATATTTTTGTGAAAAGGGTTACCGCATAAAAATCTACGATTGCTACCGCCCCTTGGACGTACAGAAAAAGATGTGGGCAAAAGTGCCGCGACCAACCTATGTGGGCAATCCTTATGGCAATGGCTCCATCCACAACCGGGGTGCAGCAGTAGATATTACCCTGGAAACTCTGGAAGGTTGCTATGTTGAAATGGGCAGCGATTACGATTACTTCGGAAAGGAAGCGCACATTGACAATTACAATTTTTCAAAAGAAATACTCGCCAACCGAAAGTTGCTCTTTGAAGGGATGCGAAAATTTGGTTTCAGCACCATCAGAACGGAATGGTGGCATTTCAGTTACAAAAAAAATTGGAGCTACACAACGTTGAACCTTCCCCTACCCTGCGAATAA
- a CDS encoding mechanosensitive ion channel family protein produces MLPLLQSPSETIQNSLQNYYEEFLKILPRIALAILVIILGVLLAQLLTNFYKRRFQQKSEDPLMAKFLAQAVKIILIIIAIMIALRVAGLDGIATGVLTAVGGGAIILGFAFQDIGKNFLAGVILAFNRPFNINDTIKIDNIFGKVRALSFRYSHIKTFDGRDIYIPNSDVLTKPVENYTADGFFRVDFTVGIGYEDNIEAAKRVIQEVLDNNKEIIRDETHENFVIEDELAASTVNLKVFFWVDTVDYRRASRVLRGIIIKQVKEALANADFNLPSDVIELKLYKNTPEIPFKISGNAEKNLPHK; encoded by the coding sequence ATGCTGCCACTTTTACAATCGCCAAGCGAAACAATCCAAAATTCATTACAGAACTATTATGAAGAATTCTTAAAGATTCTTCCGCGGATTGCCTTGGCAATTTTGGTGATTATATTGGGCGTGTTACTTGCCCAATTGTTAACCAATTTCTATAAAAGACGATTCCAGCAAAAATCTGAAGATCCGCTAATGGCAAAGTTTTTGGCCCAAGCGGTTAAAATCATTTTAATTATAATTGCCATTATGATTGCCTTGCGCGTAGCAGGCCTTGATGGCATAGCCACTGGAGTATTAACGGCCGTGGGCGGGGGCGCCATTATTTTGGGATTTGCCTTTCAGGATATTGGCAAAAATTTTTTGGCGGGGGTGATTCTTGCATTTAATAGGCCATTTAATATTAATGATACTATCAAAATAGACAATATATTCGGAAAGGTGAGGGCCTTAAGCTTTCGGTATTCCCATATAAAAACATTTGATGGCCGCGATATATATATTCCCAATAGCGATGTGCTTACCAAACCTGTTGAAAATTACACAGCCGATGGTTTTTTCCGTGTGGATTTTACGGTTGGAATTGGTTATGAAGATAATATTGAAGCTGCCAAGAGAGTAATTCAGGAGGTCTTGGATAATAACAAAGAAATAATTCGTGATGAAACCCATGAAAATTTTGTGATTGAAGATGAACTTGCCGCAAGTACCGTAAACCTAAAGGTATTCTTTTGGGTAGACACTGTCGACTATAGAAGAGCGTCACGTGTATTGCGAGGTATAATAATAAAACAGGTAAAGGAGGCATTGGCCAATGCCGATTTCAATTTACCATCTGATGTGATCGAGTTAAAATTATATAAGAATACACCTGAAATCCCCTTTAAAATAAGTGGAAATGCAGAAAAAAATCTTCCCCATAAATAA
- a CDS encoding DUF3817 domain-containing protein, whose translation MYLCKKIKVVDLSVKSFKLISTLEAISFLVLLGIAMPLKYIWHMPQMVQVVGMAHGVLFVLYVGGALYMYKKLKWSITDLFIVVMCSVLPFGPFYVERKYL comes from the coding sequence ATGTATCTTTGCAAGAAAATAAAAGTTGTGGATCTTTCAGTAAAATCATTTAAATTAATAAGCACATTAGAGGCTATCTCTTTTTTGGTTCTTTTGGGAATTGCAATGCCCCTAAAATACATTTGGCATATGCCTCAAATGGTTCAAGTAGTAGGCATGGCGCACGGAGTGCTATTTGTGCTTTACGTTGGGGGTGCTCTATATATGTATAAAAAGTTGAAATGGTCTATTACAGATTTATTTATTGTGGTAATGTGCTCCGTGTTACCTTTCGGTCCTTTTTATGTGGAACGTAAATATTTATAA
- a CDS encoding mechanosensitive ion channel family protein: MNRETIQNYSCVFQDYLVSEGMVVEWAIFLNVLVNCVIIFTAVVILDVVFRRFIVEAFKAFSDKTKTTFDDYLVKSNFPRFIAHTLPLGIVWYLIPIIFIESPFITNLLQVAAQVYLVILCVLIFRSILRTTRNFLEEKERYRDKPMESYVQVMMIFAWGVGIFWIIQLLTGYSVISLTTLGAASAVILLIFKDTILGFVASIQVSVNDIVRIGDWITFSKFGADGYVTEINLATVRVQNFDNTYTTIPTYSLIADSFQNWRGMQESKGRRIKRSIFIKQTSIKFLSSEDIEKLKKIQLIKPYLEHRQRDVDKHNRMNEADKKLLINGRNQTNLGVFRHYADAFLNENSAINKDLFMMVRHLSPTDKGIPIEIFCFSRDKKWENYEHIQADIFDHLLAAIPYFDLEIFELPTGKDFSSLHHD, from the coding sequence ATGAATAGGGAAACAATTCAAAATTATAGCTGCGTATTCCAAGATTACCTTGTAAGTGAAGGAATGGTCGTAGAATGGGCTATTTTTTTGAATGTACTGGTAAACTGCGTCATTATATTTACTGCGGTTGTAATTCTTGATGTTGTTTTCAGAAGATTTATTGTGGAAGCATTTAAGGCTTTCAGTGACAAAACCAAAACCACCTTTGATGATTATTTGGTAAAAAGTAATTTTCCCAGATTTATTGCCCATACCTTACCCTTAGGAATCGTTTGGTACCTTATACCCATTATCTTTATTGAATCGCCGTTTATAACAAATTTACTTCAGGTTGCGGCTCAGGTATATTTGGTCATTCTTTGTGTACTTATCTTTAGAAGTATTTTACGCACCACTCGGAATTTTCTTGAGGAAAAGGAACGCTACCGTGACAAACCCATGGAGAGTTACGTGCAGGTAATGATGATCTTTGCTTGGGGTGTTGGCATTTTTTGGATCATACAATTGCTCACGGGCTATTCCGTAATCAGTTTAACAACATTGGGAGCGGCTTCTGCGGTAATCCTTTTGATTTTTAAGGATACAATCCTTGGTTTTGTAGCAAGTATCCAGGTTTCAGTAAATGATATTGTACGCATTGGCGATTGGATTACGTTCAGCAAATTTGGCGCCGACGGTTACGTAACCGAGATAAATCTTGCGACGGTTCGCGTACAGAATTTTGACAATACCTATACTACCATTCCCACCTATAGCCTAATTGCAGATTCCTTCCAAAACTGGCGCGGTATGCAGGAAAGTAAAGGCCGTAGAATAAAACGCTCCATATTCATCAAGCAAACATCCATAAAATTTCTTTCTTCGGAAGATATTGAGAAGCTCAAAAAAATTCAATTGATAAAACCCTATTTGGAACACCGCCAAAGAGATGTGGATAAACACAATAGAATGAACGAAGCTGACAAAAAACTTTTGATAAACGGACGAAACCAGACCAATCTTGGGGTTTTTCGGCATTATGCAGATGCTTTCTTAAATGAAAATTCTGCAATAAACAAAGATCTTTTTATGATGGTTCGTCATTTATCACCCACTGATAAAGGCATTCCCATTGAGATTTTCTGCTTTAGCCGCGACAAGAAGTGGGAAAATTACGAACACATTCAGGCCGATATTTTTGATCATTTATTGGCAGCCATACCCTATTTTGATTTGGAAATATTTGAACTTCCTACCGGTAAGGATTTTTCATCTCTGCACCATGATTAA
- a CDS encoding endonuclease/exonuclease/phosphatase family protein: MKFKSFLYILGTVAVILTIFPFVAVDYWWIRIFDFPHIQLTILTFVAFVVFFMRFEVKRVNDYLFVTILAACLIMQAWKIIPYTPLAAKDIQDSQEKNAGTTISLYAANVLQSNKKPELLISDFKEMNPDIMLLVETNERWRDYVVKNLPDAYKYRVEVPQDNTYGMLLYSKYQLINPEVKYLVDKKIPSIHTKLLLTSGDTVQLYSIHPTPPMPQHNPRSTDRDSEMMKIANLSRTSTYPVIVLGDFNDVAWSNTTSLFQNVGELLDLRKGRGIYNTYNANSVVFRWPLDHIFVSAEFRLIAIKLGQDINSDHLPTYANLSFEPEKAAEQQPEKPSEKQLKNAKQQAERVQL, encoded by the coding sequence ATGAAGTTTAAATCGTTTCTTTATATTTTAGGAACAGTTGCGGTTATACTTACAATTTTTCCATTTGTGGCTGTGGATTATTGGTGGATACGTATTTTCGATTTTCCGCATATTCAGCTTACAATATTAACATTTGTAGCGTTTGTGGTATTTTTCATGAGGTTTGAGGTGAAGCGGGTAAACGATTATTTATTTGTAACCATTTTGGCTGCTTGCCTCATTATGCAAGCGTGGAAAATAATACCCTATACACCCCTTGCAGCTAAAGACATTCAAGATAGCCAAGAAAAAAATGCGGGGACTACCATTTCATTGTACGCTGCCAACGTACTTCAATCCAACAAAAAACCTGAACTTTTAATCTCGGATTTCAAAGAGATGAATCCAGATATAATGTTGCTCGTAGAAACCAATGAGAGATGGAGGGATTATGTTGTTAAAAACTTACCCGATGCATACAAATATAGGGTAGAGGTTCCCCAAGACAATACATATGGTATGCTATTGTACTCAAAGTACCAATTAATAAATCCTGAGGTAAAATATTTGGTTGATAAAAAAATTCCTTCCATACACACTAAACTGTTGTTAACAAGCGGTGATACAGTGCAACTATACAGCATTCACCCTACTCCGCCTATGCCACAGCACAATCCCCGTTCTACAGACAGGGATTCAGAAATGATGAAAATTGCCAATTTAAGCAGAACATCTACTTACCCTGTAATTGTTTTGGGAGATTTTAATGATGTAGCCTGGTCAAACACCACATCCTTATTCCAAAATGTAGGTGAATTATTAGACCTCCGAAAAGGCAGGGGAATATATAATACATACAATGCCAATAGCGTTGTTTTTCGATGGCCATTGGACCATATATTCGTGTCAGCGGAGTTTAGACTTATTGCTATAAAACTTGGACAAGATATCAATTCAGATCATTTGCCTACTTATGCAAATCTCAGTTTTGAGCCTGAAAAAGCAGCCGAACAACAACCTGAAAAACCTTCTGAAAAGCAACTCAAAAACGCCAAACAGCAAGCAGAACGTGTGCAATTATAA
- a CDS encoding DUF72 domain-containing protein, protein MKFGKVDDPGNIDFSLPPDHPGTKVLLSKYKKAIPPKLYVGCAKWNKADLKGFYPRGTKDELTYYATQFNSIELNATFYRIFPADTFSGWYEKTPENFRFFPKFFQGISHWKRLQDCEETLNEYILNSSNLQEKLEMPFVQLPDNFAPKNMDRLEPFFKILPKDIKPAIEFRHTDWFNDKKMSEELYHILEKYSITNVIVDTAGRRDLLHMRLTTPTAFIRYNGANHPSDYTRLNDWIDRLEEWIDQGLQNIYFFVHQNIEKASPLLSAHFIKKANERFGTNLHIPNMDNPDTLF, encoded by the coding sequence ATGAAATTCGGAAAAGTGGACGACCCCGGAAATATAGACTTTTCACTTCCGCCGGACCACCCCGGAACAAAAGTCCTGCTGTCGAAGTATAAAAAGGCAATTCCACCAAAGCTCTATGTAGGCTGTGCAAAATGGAACAAGGCAGATTTAAAAGGCTTTTATCCGCGTGGGACAAAAGATGAACTGACATATTACGCAACCCAGTTCAATAGCATTGAGCTGAATGCAACTTTTTACAGAATTTTTCCTGCAGATACCTTTTCGGGCTGGTATGAAAAAACACCTGAAAATTTCAGGTTTTTTCCTAAGTTTTTTCAAGGAATTTCCCATTGGAAAAGGCTTCAGGATTGTGAGGAAACCTTAAATGAATACATTTTGAATTCATCAAATCTGCAGGAAAAATTGGAAATGCCCTTTGTGCAGCTTCCAGATAATTTCGCGCCGAAGAATATGGACAGATTGGAACCGTTTTTCAAAATACTTCCCAAAGACATAAAACCCGCGATAGAATTTAGACATACCGATTGGTTCAACGATAAAAAAATGTCCGAAGAACTTTACCATATTTTAGAAAAATACAGTATCACAAATGTTATTGTGGATACAGCCGGAAGGCGTGATTTACTTCACATGCGGCTTACCACGCCCACTGCTTTTATTCGTTATAATGGCGCTAACCATCCAAGTGATTATACACGGCTGAATGATTGGATAGACCGATTGGAAGAATGGATTGACCAAGGTTTGCAAAACATTTACTTTTTTGTGCACCAAAATATTGAAAAGGCATCGCCATTGCTTTCGGCACATTTTATAAAAAAAGCGAATGAGCGATTTGGAACGAATCTTCACATTCCAAATATGGATAATCCCGACACGCTTTTTTAA